GATGCGGGCACTAGCGTGCGGCTTGAAGTGTTCGACCCCACAAAAAAGGAGACACGGACGATTGAGTTAATCCGACGGAAAGTCAACATTTGAAGCGGCTTTCGCTATTTTTCCAAAGACTTTAGGCTAGGTGAGGAGATAATGCACATATGAGCGACTTGCACAATTCGCATATTGACGACCCCGATTTAATTGAATTTGGGCGGTCACTGTGCGTAGCCGCCGGGCAAAATCGTAGCTGTTCGTGGTAAGGTCGCGAAACGCTTCCCGGGCTAACTCCTTGATCTCAGCAACCGGCGGCAGAATTAGGCGGTTTTGCGGGGTGTCGGCTAGCAGCTGGCGCTCATGCAGACATTTCGTCTGCTGGACTTCGAGTGCTTTGAGTTCATCACGGACGCGGGTGCTATCATCCCCTCCGCGGATGAATTTCATCAAGTTGTCGATTTCGCGACCAGCAGAGTCGATTTTTCTGCTGATTTCCCACAGCTGATCTGTCTGTGCAGAATCGAATCTTTGAGCCTCACCGTTCACCATCGCTAAAAATTCTGGCTCGAAATCCGCAAGTGACTCAATCTGCGAAAAAACTGCCGCGGAGACCTTCTCCGTCGCCAGCGGACCATGGAGTGAGATGCCGTTCCAACACTTGTGCTCGCGCGCCCCCATGCACATCAGCCGGTCTTTTTGACCGTTTGCTCCAAACACATACTGCCGACCACAAATGCCGCAGTTGATACATTGGCCGGGGAAGCGCACCCGCTTCTTTGCATGATTGCGACAGGGATCGACGGATCCATGGCCATTCCGCCGAAATTTGGCGTTTCGCTCATCCGCTTTGGCAACTACCCGGTCGTAGTAAGCTGGTTCGAAAAACGCGAGATGGGGGACAGGACGGATCAACAATTCACTGGGATCGGCCGCCTCTGACTTGTATTTACCGGAGGCGTTATGGCGCTTGCTCCGCTTCTTATTGCGAAAGCGTACTCCTTTGAGAATCCAGTTGTGCGTAATGCGGGAAACGATACTTCCGGTCCATTTGTTAGCGCGGCAATATGGGCCAAGGGGCACAACCAATTTGTTCAGCCAGTCAGCGATCTCGGTGTAATAGGCACCGCGATCTAAGCGATTGAACCATTCGGCGTAGATCTTCTCCGCTTCAGGAAGCTTCTCTAGATCAACATCTGATTTGGCGCCAGGTTTTTTACGATACCCGTAAATCTGAACTGGGAGCGTGCCACCCTGCAGGAACCGATTGCGATGGGTCCGTTTGATCCGGTCGGAAGTGT
The sequence above is drawn from the Pirellulales bacterium genome and encodes:
- a CDS encoding recombinase family protein produces the protein MVRFNCSQQPPLIPRNGHTLEVLIPCRVSSPGAGKQDIRSNDDQQAELEKWLKGNIDLPFKITVLAGSGSGECLERAEYLQLMDLVESDHFDLVISEDLGRIVRRIHAHLFCELCIDHNTRLIALNDHVDTAEDGWQDRSIFSAWHHERSNRDTSDRIKRTHRNRFLQGGTLPVQIYGYRKKPGAKSDVDLEKLPEAEKIYAEWFNRLDRGAYYTEIADWLNKLVVPLGPYCRANKWTGSIVSRITHNWILKGVRFRNKKRSKRHNASGKYKSEAADPSELLIRPVPHLAFFEPAYYDRVVAKADERNAKFRRNGHGSVDPCRNHAKKRVRFPGQCINCGICGRQYVFGANGQKDRLMCMGAREHKCWNGISLHGPLATEKVSAAVFSQIESLADFEPEFLAMVNGEAQRFDSAQTDQLWEISRKIDSAGREIDNLMKFIRGGDDSTRVRDELKALEVQQTKCLHERQLLADTPQNRLILPPVAEIKELAREAFRDLTTNSYDFARRLRTVTAQIQLNRGRQYANCASRSYVHYLLT